Proteins from one Bos taurus isolate L1 Dominette 01449 registration number 42190680 breed Hereford chromosome 7, ARS-UCD2.0, whole genome shotgun sequence genomic window:
- the LOC132342109 gene encoding protocadherin gamma-A1-like isoform X2, with protein sequence MAIRVKVLGCRRLVLLYLFLGLLLEAQAGKIRYSVSEETDKGFFVGNIAKDLGLQPQELMERRVRIVSRGRKQLFALNPRSGSLVTAGRIDREELCAQNARCLVSFNVLVEDKMKLFPVEVEIIDINDNTPEFQLEEVEFKMNEITAPGTRIPLPSGQDLDVGMNSLQSYQLSSTPHFSLDAQQGSDGSQQPEMVLQSPLDREEEAVHHFLLTAFDGGNPARSGTLRIRVQVVDVNDNPPAFTQAVYHTSVPENVPLGTRLLMVKATDPDEGANGEVTYSFHNIDQKMAQIFHLDSNTGEITSQEPLDFEEYTIYPMEIQAQDGAGLMARAKVLVKVLDINDNAPEVTITSVTTSVPENFPPGATIALISVHDQDSGDNGHTSCSISGNLPFKLEKLDDNYYRLVTEKTMDRELTSQYNITVTATDQGTPTLSTETHISLQVTDVNDNPPVFPQDFYSTYILENNPTGASIFCVTAHDADSNENAQVAYSLVEDTIQGVPLSSYVSVNSDTGVLYALRSFDYEQFQDLQLRLMARDSGDPPLSSNVSVSIFVLDQNDNTPEILYPALPTDGSTGVELAPRSAEPGYLVTKVVAVDRDSGQNSWLSYRLLKASEPGLFAVGLHTGKVRTARALLDRDALKQSLVVAVQDHGQPPLSATITFTVAVADSIPEVLADLDSIETSSHRDNSSFMLHLVVAVAAVSCVFLAFVIALLVLRLRRWHRLRAQTSASVLAGLPTSHFLGVDGVRAFLQTYSHQVSLTADSRGSHLIFPQPNYADTLISQESSEKKDFLSVPQSLLEDKKETFSQENKDS encoded by the exons ATGGCGATTCGAGTGAAGGTGCTCGGCTGCCGCAGGCTGGTCCTACTGTACCTTTTTCTGGGGCTGTTGTTGGAAgcccaggctgggaagatccgctaCTCGGTGTCAGAAGAGACAGACAAAGGTTTCTTTGTGGGCAACATCGCCAAGGATCTGGGGCTACAACCCCAGGAGCTGATGGAGCGCCGAGTCCGAATCGTCTCCAGAGGTAGGAAGCAGCTCTTTGCTCTGAACCCGCGAAGCGGCAGCTTGGTCACCGCGGGCAGGATAGACCGGGAAGAGCTCTGCGCTCAGAACGCGCGGTGTCTGGTGAGTTTTAATGTCTTAGTAGAGGATAAAATGAAGCTTTTCCCTGTTGAAGTGGAAATAATTGATATTAATGACAACACTCCCGAATTCCAGTTAGAAGAAGTggaatttaaaatgaatgaaataactgCTCCAGGTACCAGGATCCCCCTGCCTTCTGGGCAAGACCTTGATGTGGGTATGAATTCGCTCCAGAGCTATCAGCTCAGCTCCACCCCTCATTTCTCCCTGGATGCTCAACAGGGATCTGATGGGTCCCAACAGCCGGAGATGGTGCTGCAGAGTCCCCTAGACAGGGAAGAAGAAGCTGTCCATCACTTCCTCCTCACTGCTTTTGATGGGGGCAATCCAGCCCGTTCAGGAACCCTCCGAATTCGGGTTCAGGTGGTGGATGTAAATGACAACCCTCCAGCGTTTACACAAGCAGTGTACCACACGAGTGTACCCGAGAACGTGCCTCTGGGCACTCGGCTGCTCATGGTAAAAGCCACAGACCCAGATGAAGGTGCCAATGGGGAAGTAACATATTCATTTCATAATATAGACCAAAAAATGGCACAAATATTTCACTTGGATTCTAACACGGGAGAAATAACAAGTCAAGAACCTCTGGATTTTGAAGAATACACAATTTATCCAATGGAAATTCAAGCTCAGGATGGTGCAGGCCTCATGGCCAGAGCTAAGGTGCTGGTCAAAGTTCTGGACATAAATGATAATGCCCCAGAGGTAACCATCACCTCTGTCACTACTTCAGTCCCAGAAAACTTTCCTCCTGGGGCCACAATTGCTCTTATCAGTGTGCATGACCAGGACTCCGGAGACAATGGTCACACTTCATGTTCCATTTCTGGAAATCTACCCTTTAAATTAGAAAAGTTAGATGATAATTATTACCGTTTGGTGACAGAAAAAACAATGGATAGAGAACTTACCTCCCAGTACAACATTACAGTAACAGCAACAGATCAGGGAACTCCGACTCTATCTACTGAAACACACATTTCACTGCAAGTGACAGATGTCAACGACAACCCCCCTGTCTTCCCCCAGGACTTCTACTCCACCTACATTCTAGAAAACAACCCCACAGGTGCCTCCATTTTCTGCGTGACAGCCCATGATGCCGACAGTAATGAGAATGCACAGGTCGCTTATTCCCTGGTGGAGGATACCATCCAAGGAGTGCCTCTATCCTCCTATGTCTCCGTCAACTCAGACACTGGAGTCCTATATGCCTTGCGATCATTTGACTATGAGCAGTTCCAGGACCTGCAGTTGAGATTGATGGCTCGTGACAGCGGGGACCCACCACTTAGTAGCAACGTGTCTGTGAGCATATTTGTGCTGGACCAGAACGACAACACACCTGAAATCCTGTATCCTGCACTCCCCACGGATGGTTCCACTGGTGTGGAGCTGGCACCCCGCTCTGCAGAACCAGGCTACCTTGTTACCAAGGTGGTGGCAGTGGACAGAGACTCTGGCCAGAACTCCTGGCTATCTTACCGCCTACTCAAGGCCAGCGAGCCGGGACTCTTCGCGGTGGGGCTGCACACGGGCAAGGTGCGCACAGCGCGGGCCCTGCTAGACAGAGACGCGCTCAAGCAGAGCCTGGTGGTGGCGGTCCAGGACCACGGCCAGCCCCCTCTGTCGGCCACCATCACGTTCACTGTGGCTGTTGCTGACAGCATTCCAGAAGTGCTGGCCGACTTGGACAGCATTGAAACTTCCTCCCACCGGGACAACTCCAGCTTCATGCTGCACTTGGTAGTGGCTGTGGCCGCGGTCTCCTGCGTCTTCCTCGCCTTTGTCATCGCGTTGCTGGTGCTCAGATTGCGACGCTGGCACAGACTGCGTGCGCAGACTTCAGCAAGTGTATTGGCGGGCTTGCCCACCTCTCACTTTCTGGGTGTGGACGGGGTGCGGGCTTTCCTGCAGACCTATTCGCACCAGGTCTCGCTCACCGCGGACTCTCGGGGGAGTCACTTGATCTTCCCGCAGCCGAACTACGCCGACACGCTCATCAGTCAGGAGAGCAGtgagaaaaaagattttttgtCAGTACCCCAGTCTTTACTTGAAgacaaaaaggaaacattttctcaG gaaaacaaagactCCTGA
- the PCDHGA2 gene encoding protocadherin gamma-A2 precursor gives MAALLNLPHRRRFVLLCLLWAALWKVGAGQMRYSVPEEIEKGSFVGSVAKDLGLEPLALAERGARIVSRGRTQLFALNPRNGSLVTAGRIDREELCAQSARCLVSFNILLEDKLSIYSVEVEIKDINDNAPRFGVEEVELKISETTMPGFRIPLKSAHDADVGENTLQKYEINSNDHFSLDVRSGMDGNKYPELVLARALDREEEAVHYLVLKALDGGDPIRSGTSRIRVTVLDVNDNAPVFIQPEYGVSVPEDTPVGTRILTVTATDADEGYNAQVTYFLEKNPEETSEVFELKSSSGEITIIKSLDYEDAKFHEIDIEAQDGPGLLTRMKVIVTVLDVNDNVPEFYMTSATSSVPEDSPPGTIIALFNVHDRDSGQNAFITCSLPENLPFKLERSVDNYHRLVTTRVLDREQFSSYNITVTAKDGGSPSLSTDAYILLQVTDINDNPPTFPHTSYSAYIPENNPRGASIFSVMACDPDSNDNAHVTYSLAEDTLQSAPLSSYISINSDTGVLYALRSFDYEQFCELQLWVTAQDGGNPPLSTNVSVNIFVLDQNDNTPEILYPALPTDGSTGVELAPRSAEPGYLVTKVVAVDRDSGQNAWLSYRLLKASEPGLFAVGLHTGEVRTARALLDRDALKQSLVVAVQDHGQPPLSATVTLTVAVADSIPDILTDLGSLKPSVDPDDSGLTLYLVVAVAAVSCVFLAFVIVLLALRLRHWHTSRLFQASGSGLAGVPASQFVGVDGVRAFLQTYSHEVSLTADSRGSHVIFPQPNYADTLISQESCEKKDFVSEPQFLPEDKEETFSQVNSLPNIPVSYFAKRHEFT, from the coding sequence ATGGCGGCTCTGCTAAATTTGCCACATCGCAGAAGGTTTGTACTGCTGTGCCTTCTTTGGGCGGCCCTGTGGAAGGTTGGAGCTGGGCAGATGCGCTATTCAGTGCCAGAAGAGATAGAAAAAGGGTCATTCGTGGGCAGTGTTGCCAAGGATCTCGGGCTAGAGCCTCTGGCACTGGCAGAGCGCGGAGCCCGCATCGTCTCCAGAGGTAGGACGCAGCTCTTCGCTCTGAACCCGCGAAACGGCAGCTTGGTCACCGCGGGCAGGATAGACCGGGAGGAGCTCTGCGCCCAGAGTGCGCGGTGTCTGGTGAGTTTTAACATACTCCTGGAAGATAAATTGAGTATTTATTCAGTAGAAGTGGAAATAAAAGATATTAACGATAATGCCCCTCGCTTTGGAGTAGAGGAAGTGGAGCTAAAAATTAGTGAAACGACTATGCCAGGATTCCGGATCCCTCTTAAGAGCGCGCATGATGCAGACGTCGGAGAGAACACTCTCCAAAAGTACGaaattaattcaaatgaccaCTTCTCTCTGGACGTGCGAAGCGGGATGGATGGTAACAAGTACCCGGAGCTGGTGCTGGCACGCGCTCTCGACCGTGAGGAGGAGGCCGTACACTACCTCGTTCTCAAGGCTTTGGACGGGGGCGACCCTATCAGATCTGGCACCTCCCGCATCCGCGTGACGGTCTTGGATGTGAACGACAACGCTCCTGTTTTTATACAGCCCGAGTACGGTGTAAGTGTTCCAGAGGATACTCCCGTAGGCACACGGATACTTACAGTGACCGCCACTGATGCAGATGAGGGATACAATGCCCAGGTGACATATTTTCTGGAGAAAAACCCTGAAGAAACCTCAGAGGTATTTGAGCTTAAGTCATCATCTGGAGAAATAACAATCATAAAAAGCCTAGATTATGAGGATGCCAAATTCCATGAAATTGATATTGAAGCTCAGGATGGTCCGGGCCTTCTGACCAGAATGAAGGTCATTGTCACAGTTCTGGACGTGAATGACAATGTCCCAGAATTCTACATGACATCTGCTACAAGTTCAGTTCCTGAAGATTCTCCTCCAGGAACCATAATCGCACTTTTCAATGTACATGACAGAGACTCTGGGCAGAATGCATTTATCACATGTTCACTCCCAGAGAACCTTCCTTTCAAACTAGAAAGGTCAGTGGACAATTACCACCGATTGGTTACAACTAGAGTCCTTGACAGAGAACAGTTTTCCTCTTACAACATCACTGTAACTGCTAAAGATGGAGGGAGCCCATCTCTATCCACAGATGCTTACATCTTGCTGCAGGTGACAGACATCAACGACAACCCTCCCACCTTTCCCCACACATCCTATTCTGCCTACATTCCTGAAAACAACCCCAGAGGTGCCTCCATCTTTTCTGTGATGGCCTGTGACCCCGACAGCAACGACAATGCCCATGTAACTTATAGCTTGGCTGAGGACACCCTTCAGAGTGCACCCCTGTCCTCCTACATCTCCATCAACTCTGACACCGGTGTCCTCTATGCACTGCGTTCCTTTGATTATGAGCAGTTCTGTGAACTTCAGTTATGGGTTACAGCACAGGATGGTGGGAATCCACCCCTCAGCACCAACGTGTCTGTGAACATATTCGTGCTGGACCAGAACGACAACACACCTGAGATTCTGTACCCTGCCCTCCCCACGGACGGTTCCACGGGTGTGGAGTTGGCACCCCGCTCTGCAGAGCCTGGCTACCTGGTCACCAAGGTGGTGGCAGTGGACAGAGACTCAGGCCAGAACGCCTGGCTGTCCTACCGTCTGCTCAAGGCCAGCGAGCCAGGGCTTTTCGCGGTGGGGCTGCACACCGGCGAGGTGCGCACAGCGCGGGCCCTCCTGGACAGAGATGCGCTCAAGCAGAGCCTGGTGGTGGCGGTCCAGGACCACGGCCAGCCCCCTCTCTCGGCCACCGTCACGCTCACGGTGGCTGTGGCTGACAGCATCCCAGACATCCTGACTGACCTAGGCAGCCTGAAGCCCTCAGTGGACCCTGACGACTCAGGCCTCACACTCTACCTGGTGGTGGCGGTGGCCGCGGTCTCCTGTGTCTTCCTCGCCTTTGTCATTGTGCTACTGGCTCTCAGACTGCGGCACTGGCACACGTCGCGTCTGTTCCAGGCTTCAGGCAGCGGGTTGGCTGGCGTGCCGGCGTCTCAGTTTGTGGGCGTGGACGGGGTGCGGGCTTTCCTGCAGACCTATTCGCACGAGGTCTCGCTCACGGCGGACTCTCGGGGGAGTCACGTGATCTTCCCGCAGCCGAACTACGCGGACACGCTCATCAGCCAGGAGAGCTGTGAGAAAAAGGATTTTGTTTCAGAACCTCAATTTCTACCTGAAGATaaagaagaaacattttctcAGGTAAACTCTCTTCCTAACATTCCTGTGAGTTACTTTGCTAAAAGACATGAATTTACCTAA